DNA from Podospora pseudopauciseta strain CBS 411.78 chromosome 5 map unlocalized CBS411.78m_5, whole genome shotgun sequence:
ATGGGTTTAAATTCTGAACTTTCATGCCTGTTTGAACTTCATCGAGATCCATATCAAGGGGCCCGTGATTGGCGATTACTCTACCACCGGATTACCGACACCAGCAACGACTCGGATGAGGATGTCTGGAGCGGCCTTCGCAACAGAGGGCAAGCCTGGCAGAAGATATTGACTATTGTTGACATCCTGGAACTCTGTCCAACTCCAAACGCCGCGTTTACGAAGAGGGGTCATTTGGCACTCTTGAAGCCCCGGCCAGACTGTACTCTACGAGTCGGGGGGAGTGCCGCAGAGTCCCTAGTCGGCACGGTGGGTCCGCTGCAAGTGGGATGTTTCCGAAAATCCGTACAATCTCTTGCTATCCCCAACGAGACAGTCCGAATACCTGCGTCAACCATAGATGTGGGATCCTTTACGTACATCTCCGGCTTGACCATTGTGTCGAATTCGCAGACAGAAAGCGCTGGCCACCTGGGTCccaaggaaaaggagcgATCCGTCACCCTAAACGCTGCTGATCTACGGGGCCTCAACGTTGCGGTTGGTTTGAGAGGTATCCACGCTTTGCAGTTTGCGGATTCGGCAGGACTGACCCCTTGGCTGGGCGATCCTCATGATGCTGCAAAAACAACGAGGCTTGGGAGTGTATCAAATATTTCATCACTGGAAGTCTGGTCCGATGTACGTGAAAGGTTCTGATAAAAGACGCGTGAAGCTAACAAGGCGTTGTAGGCATTCAGAATCGTCGAGATTGGTATCGTGAAGAAGCAAAGTTCCGAGCTCAGCGACACAGAAAATATCTCAGACTTGAGGATTTTCGGAATATGGTATCCCGATATTCCCCCTTCTCAACTCAACCTGAATGAAGAGTGCTTCTTCTCTGCGAAAGCATTGGCGGAGGGATTCAGACCACTGTTCTGGACCCATTTCGGCGGCCCAGGCGGTGTACATCTGAAAAGCCTACTGAGAATATATTGGGATCAGCCGGCCGAAATCATCACTTTTGCTTATGAAAACAAGGGGGTTCCATTGAGCTCTCAGAGCTTCGGTCGGGCACCAGAACTTGAATGGGACGACGACTCATCGTGTTTTGAGCCTGACACTCAGTCGAGCACGTTTGTAATCGATGGACCTGGGGGAGAAAGAATTACCGCTGTCGAGACTTGCCAGAAGTACCGGAAGACTGGCAGAACATGGGAGTGTACAGAAGGCGTCCTAACTGGATTCGAGGTGAGTTAGCATGTCTGCAAACACCACACATCGTCCTGTCTGTGAAGCATAAGGGGCTAACATCACTTCAATCCCTAGGTTTTCACCAACCAGGGCCGATCCCACCTGTTCCGGGGGGTCGAAGACGCCTATCCGGAGGACTGGAGAGTTGAGACGAAGCGACTTGAAGTGCCTCCAGGGAGTGTAGTTACAGGGCTATACGGGTTTTCTGTTCGGAATTTGGGATATGGACTTGCAGCACTGGGGATTATCACCGAGTTGGAGGCTTGACTCCCAGCGCAATCGCTCAGAATTTCGGTCCAGGGCCATTCAGTTCACAAGCTTATTGGAGGTCCTCATTCGTTGAACAACAAATAAGCAAAAACAGATCCAAAGCAACACTCATCCCCATCTCACCAAGATTGTCCCCATCAGCAGTCCCGGCGCATTTCACCAGCGCCCCAAAATCCGCGCCATAACCCGCGTCAGCTTCTCACcccagccatcaccacccccaacattATCACATCTCCAAGCAACCACCCGATCAGGCCTCACCAAAACAGCACCCCTTTCCCCGACGCCCCTCTTCCTACCCCAGTCAAAAAGCACATCTCGGTAGtcctccctccacccaaTACTgtgaaccaccacctcaacccccaacaaccccttcaccatccccgccGCCTCTACCCATCCCTTCTTGCCACCAATCCCAGTAAAGAGGGTAaacttccccttcccagctAAATCATGCGTCGAAATCATCGGTTCCTTCGACCCCGCTGCTGGAGCTCTCAACCAGGCGTGTGGAAGCCTCGAGCCGGGGTAGGTACTCTCGCGATAGTAAAGATCGGCGTGTGCGGGAGGTCCTGTGTTGGTCGGAGGGGGGCCAGTCTCATCATCGGGGTACAAAGCATCAGACTGGTAGAGCTGGTTCATCTCCATTCCGAAACCGTGTCTTTCCACGTCCAACCCCTCGACCAAAATCTGGAATGCGAGACGTAGTTCCTCGCCTTGGGCTTTGTCATCACCCAGACGGGATAGGATCTGCAATTTGTCGGCTGTGTCCGGGTTAGGGACACCGAGAAGTGAAAACAGTTTGGCGTGCATACGACCTGTGTCGTTGGCGCGTTTGACGATTGCTTTACCGATAGGCTGTCGCTCCGCGGTGTAGGAATccaaaagggaaagggaagcaAGGGATTGGTGTACGAAACCGATTTTCCACGCGAGGTTGTACGCGTCTTGAATGCTCGTGTTGGAGCCTAGGCCgttgaagggggggtggcggtggacGGCGTCGCCTAGGCAGAAGATATTGTTTTTGCCGGGGGTGGTGTATCTTTCGGCGTAGGTCTCGTTGATTTTCCAGGTGGAGAGGCGTTTGAGGGTGACTTTGACGGAGGGGTCGCCGATGAGGTCGTGGACGTGGGTGAGGATTTCGGATggggtggcggtgatggcggtgatgtttGGTCTGGCGAGCATGACGAAGACCCATTGGGTGAAGGGTTTGACGAAGCGggcgatggcgagggagcAGAAGTCTGGTTGGGGTCtggtggggtggaggagaatgTGGATGAGGCCTGAGGagtggggggtgaggatgtgGTTGAGGTCTGCGTCGACAAAGACGTTGAGGGCGAGACCGCCGCCGGGGGTGTCGTTGAAGGGGAGTTGGAGCTCGCGGGCTACCACGCTACGTGCCCTGTCGGCACCACAGAGAAACTTGGAGATGACGGTGATTTTCTGGTTGGTTAGGACGTCTTGGATTACGGAGTGGACTTTGGAGGTTGTTTCGTCTTGATGGAATGAGACAAATTGGCAGTCCCAGCGGAGGTGGAAGCCGTTTTGTGTTGCTACGCGGAGAAGGATGGGCTCTAGCACTGACTGAGGGAGATCAGCCTGTTCGCATGGACTCGCCTGTTTGAACTCTCCCTATGTCAATCAGTACCTATTCTACAGGCGGTCAGTTGGGAGACGCACATATCTGTTCGGATCTGTCCCGCAGTTGTACGTCCGAGAGAgttcctctccccccatgGTGGTGCAAATTCTCGAGTACATCAACAGTTCCTTGGGAGTTGCAAGTTGACGACATTCCTCCTCGAGTCCAATATCGCGAAGGCATTCTGGACTCTGTTAGCTCAAGTTCGTGTATAGATGTCAAGCTTCATGTACATGCCAAAGGTTGCATTGTTTGTGTAGTGTGACCGGGGCGTCCTCACAGTCGACGACGCCTTGCTTATGATCAATCCCATCACCCTTAAGTTTACGCACTGTTAGCTTTCGCTGTCTGGTGTAATGCTTTTACGCGTTATGCTCACCGTAGTTGGTCAAGAAGCATGCAAGGCTTGCTCCTGCTGGGCCGGCGCCCACAATGAAAACATCGGTTTCAATCTGCACCATGATGGTTGACGCCTAGGTCATGTACCCCTGGTACCCTCTGGAATAGACGATGAAGCACCCTGTTGTTACCAAACGCGACTACTTGCAAATGATCTCACCAACTATTTCAGACGCATTTATCACCGTCTCCGCACGCTGTGTTTCAACCCCGCAGTAGTGTTTTCAACGTCTCACTCGGGGTCTACAAATCCACAACTCGGGTCCATCACCACTGTAAGTGATAAACATCACTCTCACAGAGCCTCGCTAGAATGAATGAGATGACTACACCATACCGACCTCCTTATCATCAGCGCCCACCATGACGTCCAACGCTCGACTTGCCCAGCTTTCACACACCAACCTGGAAAAGACCAAGATCGTAACGGACCATTTAGCCTCCCACAATCTCACAGCACCATCGTGGGACGTTGACGGCGCAGTCGACTTTCCCATCCCAGAGTCCGCCAGCGAGGCATACACGGCAAGGGTAGACCTAATCGCAACCACCAAGGAGCTCCACGACCTCACCCTCGGCCCCAAGCAGGGCCTTTCATGGCTGTCATGGGATATAAGCCGTGCCCCCtacccttcctctccaccctgCCTCCAAAACTGACAAAAACCACCAGTTCATaaacaacctctccctccaagcAATCTGGGAATTCCGCGTCCCCGAATTTGTCCCCCTCACCGGCTCCATCTCCTTCGAAGACCTAACCGCCAAAGTCGTTGCCGCCAACGGCTTCAAAATCGGCGTCATGAACCTCCGGCGCTTGATCCGCCACGCGATGCTAAACCACATCTCCATAGAGCCGAGAAAAGGTTTCGTCGCTCACACGAGCGTGTCGAGGATGTTGCTAGAGGATGAACCGATGGCTAACTAGGTTGGGTACATGTGTCGTGATCTGTGGAAACCAGCTGCTCAAGTTGTTGACGCGATGAAGAAGTGGCCTGGGAGCGAGGAGCCGACGGAGACGGCGGTGAATCACGCGTTTGATCAGAGCTTGCCGTGGTACGATTACCTGCAGTCGATGCCGGAAAAGGCGAGGAGGTATAACCTTGCGATGAAGCTGCATAGTGGGATGAGGGGTTTTCGGTGGGGCATACAGTGAGGGGGTATgcttggggggggttgggggaggctACGGTTGTGGATGTGAGTCTTTCTCCGCGCTGCGATGCTGAGGGATGGAGTACTGGTAGCGAGAGCAGATGGGCGGGAACCAAGGGTTCGTCTCTTTCGCCATAGCGGAGGCCTTTCCCAAGCTGAAATTTGTGGTGCAAGACACGGAGGGCATGAGAAAGCCAGAGGCTACGGGACCGATGCCAGCTCACCTTTAAGAAAGGGTCACACGGACTGTACATGACTTTTTCGAGCCGCAGacggttgttgctgatgtcTATTTCTTCCGATGGATATTCCACGGTTTCTCGGACAAGTACAACATCAAGATACTTCGAGACCTCTGCGGCGCAGAGCTGGGGAAGCTGATTAGCGGAGCCAAAGAGCCACTCACTGTTCTTTTCGGATCCAAGAAGAACCGCGATATCCTTGAGGACGTCTACAGTACCAGTCCCATGTACGTCATCATGTCACAGCTGCTCACGCGCTTTCTTGAAAAGGCTCTGAGCGGCGCCTCACCCGGCCCAGGTGGTGTATTCCGAATCATTGAGCTCGGCGCTGGAACAGGATCAACCACCAAATAAGTTGTCGACCGGCTTGTGCGGTGTGGCATCCCAGTCGAGTACACTTTCACCGATATCTCGCCCTCGCTCGTCTCTGAAGGGAAGCGCAGTTTGCCAAGTACAACTGCATGAGATAcgccaccatcaacatcgaAAGGAGCCCCCGACTCAGTACCACGGCCAGTTCGACATtgtcctctccaccaactgCATCCACGCCACCTCCAACCTGCGCCGCTCTCCCACTCACATCGACAAGCTTCTCCGACCCCACGGCTTCGTCTCGCTTGTCGAGTTCACAAGCCGCATGTTGTGGTTCGACCTGGTGTTTGGCCCCCTCGAAGGCTGGTGGCTCTTCGACGACGGCAGACCCTATGTCCTCGCCAGCCCCGAGTTCTGGGAAAGGTCCATGCGCTCAAGCGGCTTCCAACACGTTTCCTGGACAGGCGGCACAACCAAAGAGTCCAGATCGTCCGCGTTATCACCGGTTTCAAGCAACCAGTCGACAACCCCGCCCTTTACCGCAGCATGCCACAAGAAACCACCGGCGAAGTCGAAACTCTTGTCTTCACCCACGTGACAGACAAgaacctccccctccgcgcAGACATctaccacccaaccccacaACAAGCCGCCGCCCAAAAAGACTGGACTGTAGGTGCGCCACTctcaaacccaccaccacctcactaACATCGCCCCTACCCAGCCCTGATAACCCACGGCGGCGGCCACGTAATGCTCTCCCGTAAAGACATCCGGCCCCgccaaatcctccacctcctctcccacggCCTTCTCCCAATCTCAGTCGACTACCGCCTCTGCCCCGAaacaaccctcctcaccggccccctccccgacATCCTCACCGCCCACACCTGGGCCTgtacctccctccccaccctcaaaCTTCTCAAATCCTCCATAACCATCAGCCCAACCCACACAGCAGCAATAGGCTACTCAACCGGCGGCCTCCTAGCCATGTCCCTGTCCTGgacctccccccaccccccctccgcaATCCTCTCATTCTACTCCCCAACAAACTACCAATCCCCCTTCTGGCAAACCCCCAACATCCCCTCTCACTCCCATCCAtataccaccaccccattcaacctcctcgactGCGTCCAACCAAACCCAATAACCTCCTacaacatcccccccaaTCTCCTAGCAGCAGGAGGGTGGATGACCCCCTCCGACGCGCGCAGCCGTCTAATCCTTCACATGAACTGGCGCGCCCAAACCCTGGCAGCAGGCCGAGGAGACGGTCAAGGCAATGAGGGAGCACGGGGTGGATGTGGGCTTCacgctgggggagggggagccgCACTTGTTTGACATGTACAGAGACCCGGATGGCAAGAGGTGGGGGTACGTGCTGGAGGGGTACAGGTTTCTGTTGGAAcgggtggggaggttgtgaggagtgggagggagggagggagggagtagGCACCTCTCCAGAACCAGAGGCGTTTGATAAAACCTTTTCGAAGGCATGTAAACTTGGTGCAACGATGCAAGATATAGGCCAACTTCCTGTCCGATTCACGTTCATTAAAACAAAGTGCAACGCTGGCTGATGCTTTTCCAACAACGAACACCATCAAATCATGCTCACAAATCCGCCACCCTGGAGGAATCGTATCTGTTGCTCCTTCAAATCAGCCCAATTTCTCAACTCCtgctcttcatcttccaacAAAGGAGGCGGTAACATCCCACTCAGCTGGCCAAAGTGATCAAAATGCAGATTATGTGCGTGTTGCGGGTTGATTGTCGGCGCAGCCCTCTCCAATCTCATCAAGATATCCACAAACTTGCTTAGTGGCTCCTCAGCCTTTTGCGCAACAGGACCCTTCCGATCCGGGGCGCAGTTCAGCAGAGTTGATGCGACTTGGCGAatcttgttgatgagacTGCTTCCGTTAGGCTCCATGTTACGTTGTGTGATGGAAGTGAGGACCGTCAGCAGGTTCTGCACGATTAGCTCCCGCTCAGCAAACATCTGTGCATCAATGGGATCCTGCTGCTGAGCAGCTGCGtggagggcggcggcggcgaccGACTTAGAGACTGCATCTGACCCCAGAGCGCCATCAGTTCCGTTACCATTGACAGCGTTCTCGGCAGCATATGCCTGTGCCTGTGCGGCTTGAGCAGCTTGGACTCGTGCTTGTTCGCGGTGATTGTCGCGGAGGTTGAGGTAGCGCTCAACATAGTAGGAACGCGTCGCCAGCTGAGAGGCATATATATTCGCTTTCTGAATCTCGTACTGCAAACGCCTCGTCTCGGTATCTTGCGAACTCGCCTGTGTCTGGACGGGAAGATAGTCGGGTGGTAGGTAGACATAAGTATTTCCTGTGTCGTAGTAGTTTGTAGCATTCGGCAAATCCATGCCGGATAGGCTGCTCCCGTCGTTCGTAGGCTGGCCAAGATTGATGGTCAGCTCTGGCGGTAAGTGATCCATGACCTGCTTGACAGCCCCCAGACAGTCATCCAGCATCGATCTTTGATCATGAAAGCCCAGCGAGGATATCCCGTAAGAAAGTTCAATGCTGACCAGACCGTTCATGGTCATGTAAATTTTGATGCCCTGGATGAAGCCAGTCATTAGGGACACGACGCCTTCCGGTTGTACAAGGATTTGATGTGGAAGAATGTATTGATCGTCGACCTCGGCAGGGAACTCGGGATATGGTTCGGCCGGGGTAGGTGGTGGAAAGATGATTTCACTATGAGGCGCGCCGATCTGTACCATGGATCTGACACCGACAAACATGCACCAAAAGATGCGCTTGCCCAGCTGGTCTTCAACGTGGTTGAACGATGGCCCTCGATAGGTAACCCCAAACATGTGCGACCCCGTTTCTCGCGGCTTGTGATAACCCATCTCGCGGATAAAGTCCATGGTTTGGCTCATGAACCGCCGGCAGACTTTCCATTGCATGGTGTACCCCGCTGCCAGACCGAGAAAATAGCTAGTCGCAGCATCATAGACGGTGATATCATCCTTGTAAGGAAAGGCCGAACCACGAGCTTCGGTTGCGACGACACGACATCTTTCGATGAAGTTGATGGCTTTGGGAAACATGGCCAGCCCGTTAGGATGGTGTTTGAGATGCAGTCGAGCAGCACGTGGGAATGAGGCCACTAGACACCCAATCATGCTGGCCAGCAGGGCGAGGAACTCTCGGCTTGTCCTGTCCTCGCGTCTCATGAAGGAGCTTCGAAACGTGGGCTCGTGAGGGAAAGGCGCTAGCGGGTGTATATACCTGAAGAAATCGTCCACAAGAGGGACCAGCACCTCAAATGGGGCTATGAGCTCAGCGGACCACACAGGCTGCGCACCATGGAGCCCAGCAATGGATATCAGAGTCTCGGCGGCATTGTGCGGTCCTGGGCTCAGATTCGGCTCGAGGCGGGGCTGCTTTGCGGCTTTGGCAGCTTCGGCGTGTTTGTTTGGTGGCCCTCGGCGTTTCATGGTGCGGTTGAAGGTGCAGTCGACACCAAGGTCGCGACATGGGCGGCATGGCTGCGTCTCATCGCACTGGAAAGACGAAAACACGTCAGTCGGGGAGCACATAGAGACACTTGGGAGAAGAGGATGTACAACCTTAACCTTGCGCTGACTACACATGTCACAGGCTCGGCGCAAGCGGGTAACCTTCGAGGCGGCGCCTGGAGGGGTTGCAGAACCGCCCTGGGGTACTGGTGGCTGACCTGGTGGGAGCCTGGCCGGCGGATGGTATGGCAAGCCATCAGCATGCGGTACATAATGTGAGGCTGGCGAAGATGCGGGTTGTGCGAGGGCtaagggggtggttggcggCGGGGGCCCTGCGACGGAATCTTGGAGGGCCTGTAAGCTGTGATGGGCAACAGcagaggcagcagcatcGGCGCCATAttggggatgtggttgaGGCGGGGTCGCGAGGTCGTCGGAGTCGTTGTGGGCAACAGGTTGTGATGGTGCGGACGTGTCGTTGGTGGGGACCTGGgcgtcggtggtgttgttggagggcggtggtggatagtTGGATGACATGATAATGATAAGCTTCAGTGACGTCTGATAATCGCACAATATAACTGGCCCAGCGCACTTTTACGGCTTCACTCCGGGTGATTCTGCCACTGGCGATTTTTCGGCGAAGGTCCGGGAGAATCGCGGATCTTTTTTTGCGCCAAACCAAACGACAACATCCACAGGGGCCTGAGAGGTCACGTGGCTACCTGGAGCTGCCTTATCGGTTATCATCAGCCTATCAATCCCACCATCCTATCGCCGTAGCCCACACAGTGCACAGCTCTTTTGCATTCTGAGTCCTATTTGCAAGGGCGCCCGGACCACCCGAAGCACCAGTATATATTGGCGGTTCCCCTCCATTTCTTTCCACTTtccctttctcttttcttctttatacTTACCTTGGCTGGCCTCCGGGAGATCATGAATTCCTAGAGGTATGTCGAAGAGCCTTCATTGCACATCGAGGAGTTTTTCGTCATTGTTTGCCCTTCGGGGTCGACAGGGCTGTAATTTTTGAtgtttactttttttcaTTGTGCGCTTGACTTTTGTTGAGCCATGAGGAAGAAGCAAGATCTGGCAGCTTGCAGTGCTGTTTGACCGTGTTTTCTGCGGTGATATGTCACCATGTTGGTGTTCTGGTGTTTATTCCCGTGTTTGACATTGATGTTGCCAATTCTACTTTTTTCCCTAGTTGAGAGTAACTACCCACAGAGTTTCACATCTAACAATGTGGTGTGCTATACCCCCAAGGGCTTACCATCGTCTACGATCGATATTGCTGATCGTCCatttatattaagtaatactTGTTTGCCTTTGGCCGATACTGTTGTCGAAAGGCCTGCATTTATCTCGCAGTTGCGTATAACACCCTAGTTAAACCAGCAACTGCTGGCTAACTCCAACTGAAACGATGACTATGCCGTATGCCTGGGTGTGCAGCCTGTGGTCAGGATCTGCACGGATAATGACCGGAGTCAAAGACTTGGTGATCAACAGGTTGTTTTAATGCGTAAAGTCGAAACCAGGCTGTGCGGCTGGAGGAAAGACTGGGGCGGACTGCTTCTGTTTTGGTGGAAAAAGAGGGCAGAAGCAGGAACGAGGCTCTGTTGTGTGGCGAGAAAAAAGCCAGGCAGCCACCTCACTTCGACACCTGGTCGCGCATTCCAAAACTAAAACTTTGTCAATTTTTGCAGCACCGAGCGGCTGAAACCCGGAGTCCTCTAACAAGAACGCCAACCACTCATGCTACCATAACAGGTTCTACCTCCTCATCCGTTTCCCCTCTCAAGCCTTGGTCGGCGACGTCAACTGCCAAGCATCAATAGCGACGTACCCATTCCCTGATGTCAGAATCCCGACTGCAATTACGTTGTTCAGCCAGTAATACTTGGAGCTGCCCGTCTCAAACTTGATGCGGAGGTGGATGAAGCCATCGGACTGCGCCGGACCGCTTGTGCTGATGAAGATGTGGACATTGTCATCAGTCTGAAGCTGGTAGCGTGTGTCGGCCGAGAAGGTGTTCTTGGAGTCGATCAGGCCCCAGTCAGCACCGAGGGGAAGGACTTTGCCTACATTGCAAACGTGTCAGCttaggaagaggaggttggtgtaGGTTGGTCAGCTCGTACCGGACAAGCGAGGCCCCTTGAAGGATCCACCGGTGATGGGGATCACCACACGGTTGCCGTTGGGACCAGCTCCTACAGGAAGAGAGGCACCCAATGTGCAGTTGAGGGAGTAGAGGAATGTCAGGCCTGGTGCCCGAGGTGTTGCTTGTGCCAGTGCCAAGCCTGAGAACAGGAGGCAGGTAAGGGTGCAAATGATGGCGCGGATGGACAGCATTTTGGTGTTATTGATGTTTGATGACtggctgttggtgatgatttAGAGACGACCCGGCTCCCTCTTTTCGTCCCGAGAAGATGCGACCTTTTATACATCGACGTGGTGCCTACAAAATGAGGCTGGCACATGCCGTTCTCTAGTACCGACACCCCGGGCCGATGTTGTAACCGCTTGAATCGCATTGAACAAATCACGGACTAGACAAGCGATCAACAAGCCTTCCAATCAGATCTTGCGGGGAAGCAGCTCGCTTGCTTCCATGCTGGTCTAGCTCTTTTCTTCCGGACTTCCTTTCTGGGCCGGCTGAATGCGACATCGTCGACGTCTGCAGACAATTGCCCGCCCATCAAGCGGCACGTCAGAacccaaaacccccatcAGTGACGAGCAGGCCGCATTTCCCAATTCCTTGTCAAAGATCACGGAGAGATTATGGATGGGTCAGAACTCAAAAGCGGCCAACCTGACAAAGCAGCGGCGCACGACGTTACATTCCGAAGATCCTTGCATGAAGCCACGCCAAGTTCAATGACCAGTATTTGGAGTGAGTTGGGATTTGAGGGATTGTGGCGTACGGGTATCATGGGGCACAACGAGGTCGTTGGGCCTCGTATGCTGTTCCCCTGCAACGGGACCAGATTCGGGTGTATGTGATTATCAACTTTCGGAATATGGGAGGACCAGGACACCAAGAGCTCTCATCCAAGGTCCGAGCCATCTCGGCCCAAAGGGCATCACACAGTCGGCAAAGAGACGTGGAAGTTGAGCTGGctgaggacgaggacgtgAGGCTGTTGTAGCACTTGGGCCGCCTGGCCTTGTCCCGCcatgttgttgctgacaaCAGTAAGATTGTAAGCCGGACGGATCCACGAGCTAGCACAACATCTCCACAGACCACAAACCTCCAGGATGACGGTCACAACGATTCCATGTCATACGCAATCAGCACGGTCGGGAAGGAGGATGGCTTCGGCGATAACAACCAAATGCAGATTGGGCCACTGAGTGTAGCTGACGGTGCCCGTGGTGTGCCAAAGTTCCCTACACTGTCCGCATTGGGCATCCAATCACTGTTTGCGCGGCCGTAAACACTTGGTGGTAGTCACTGCACGGTTCCCACGTCTTTCCTGCCGCTGTCGGTCCTCCTTCATTGCCGCGTTTGTTCAGGTTGCTCAGGATCGTTTGGGCATCCGAGGTTTCCAGTCCTACAAGGAATCATGCGAGAGGATCATTAGGCAAACAGGCCAGGGACATACCCTGCAGTTGTGATGGAGATGTGGACTATGCCAGATGCCAAGCTTTGTTGTTTGGATGGACTTTGAGGCAACCGCTAGGCGCGATGGGTTATGGAATGTATTACGGTAAGACAGGTTCGTGACAGAGTGGCCTGG
Protein-coding regions in this window:
- a CDS encoding uncharacterized protein (COG:S; EggNog:ENOG503PC1B), producing MGRYHCPLCGWQIYGSRPMSSSWNQEFRGLCRCSISNRTNLTGVGKQNSAASRSFFAPLNPTGRYDDPGYRFSEQDVVGTHFCEINNKFGFPVHNICWKLLEEAIYPSPVPIERLFDVLKSFVWPSLCVDGRLDWRWREISQSAECSSKDSFPWDITANASTANVPPFTSDPYFVDLHEILSERYGVYDVPLVPDNLLSGLVSGNDPFLSLPEELCSVIACYLPLRDALHARLASRSFWHLFDRQQFWRSQFMGLNSELSCLFELHRDPYQGARDWRLLYHRITDTSNDSDEDVWSGLRNRGQAWQKILTIVDILELCPTPNAAFTKRGHLALLKPRPDCTLRVGGSAAESLVGTVGPLQVGCFRKSVQSLAIPNETVRIPASTIDVGSFTYISGLTIVSNSQTESAGHLGPKEKERSVTLNAADLRGLNVAVGLRGIHALQFADSAGLTPWLGDPHDAAKTTRLGSVSNISSLEVWSDAFRIVEIGIVKKQSSELSDTENISDLRIFGIWYPDIPPSQLNLNEECFFSAKALAEGFRPLFWTHFGGPGGVHLKSLLRIYWDQPAEIITFAYENKGVPLSSQSFGRAPELEWDDDSSCFEPDTQSSTFVIDGPGGERITAVETCQKYRKTGRTWECTEGVLTGFEVFTNQGRSHLFRGVEDAYPEDWRVETKRLEVPPGSVVTGLYGFSVRNLGYGLAALGIITELEA
- a CDS encoding uncharacterized protein (COG:C; COG:H; EggNog:ENOG503NXHH), whose amino-acid sequence is MVQIETDVFIVGAGPAGASLACFLTNYGVMGLIISKASSTVRTPRSHYTNNATFECLRDIGLEEECRQLATPKELLMYSRICTTMGGEELSRTYNCGTDPNRYGEFKQASPCEQADLPQSVLEPILLRVATQNGFHLRWDCQFVSFHQDETTSKVHSVIQDVLTNQKITVISKFLCGADRARSVVARELQLPFNDTPGGGLALNVFVDADLNHILTPHSSGLIHILLHPTRPQPDFCSLAIARFVKPFTQWVFVMLARPNITAITATPSEILTHVHDLIGDPSVKVTLKRLSTWKINETYAERYTTPGKNNIFCLGDAVHRHPPFNGLGSNTSIQDAYNLAWKIGFVHQSLASLSLLDSYTAERQPIGKAIVKRANDTGRMHAKLFSLLGVPNPDTADKLQILSRLGDDKAQGEELRLAFQILVEGLDVERHGFGMEMNQLYQSDALYPDDETGPPPTNTGPPAHADLYYRESTYPGSRLPHAWLRAPAAGSKEPMISTHDLAGKGKFTLFTGIGGKKGWVEAAGMVKGLLGVEVVVHSIGWREDYRDVLFDWGRKRGVGERGAVLVRPDRVVAWRCDNVGGGDGWGEKLTRVMARILGRW
- a CDS encoding uncharacterized protein (EggNog:ENOG503NWHF; COG:S), whose translation is MTSNARLAQLSHTNLEKTKIVTDHLASHNLTAPSWDVDGAVDFPIPESASEAYTARVDLIATTKELHDLTLGPKQGLSWLSWDISPIWEFRVPEFVPLTGSISFEDLTAKVVAANGFKIGVMNLRRLIRHAMLNHISIEPRKGFVAHTSVSRMLLEDEPMAN
- a CDS encoding uncharacterized protein (EggNog:ENOG503NYYT; COG:H) — encoded protein: MKKWPGSEEPTETAVNHAFDQSLPWYDYLQSMPEKARRYNLAMKLHSGMRGFRWGIQVTRTVHDFFEPQTVVADVYFFRWIFHGFSDKYNIKILRDLCGAELGKLISGAKEPLTVLFGSKKNRDILEDVYSTSPMYVIMSQLLTRFLEKALSGASPGPGGVFRIIELGAGTGSTTK
- a CDS encoding uncharacterized protein (EggNog:ENOG503NWDE; COG:K): MSSNYPPPPSNNTTDAQVPTNDTSAPSQPVAHNDSDDLATPPQPHPQYGADAAASAVAHHSLQALQDSVAGPPPPTTPLALAQPASSPASHYVPHADGLPYHPPARLPPGQPPVPQGGSATPPGAASKVTRLRRACDMCSQRKVKCDETQPCRPCRDLGVDCTFNRTMKRRGPPNKHAEAAKAAKQPRLEPNLSPGPHNAAETLISIAGLHGAQPVWSAELIAPFEVLVPLVDDFFRYIHPLAPFPHEPTFRSSFMRREDRTSREFLALLASMIGCLVASFPRAARLHLKHHPNGLAMFPKAINFIERCRVVATEARGSAFPYKDDITVYDAATSYFLGLAAGYTMQWKVCRRFMSQTMDFIREMGYHKPRETGSHMFGVTYRGPSFNHVEDQLGKRIFWCMFVGVRSMVQIGAPHSEIIFPPPTPAEPYPEFPAEVDDQYILPHQILVQPEGVVSLMTGFIQGIKIYMTMNGLVSIELSYGISSLGFHDQRSMLDDCLGAVKQVMDHLPPELTINLGQPTNDGSSLSGMDLPNATNYYDTGNTYVYLPPDYLPVQTQASSQDTETRRLQYEIQKANIYASQLATRSYYVERYLNLRDNHREQARVQAAQAAQAQAYAAENAVNGNGTDGALGSDAVSKSVAAAALHAAAQQQDPIDAQMFAERELIVQNLLTVLTSITQRNMEPNGSSLINKIRQVASTLLNCAPDRKGPVAQKAEEPLSKFVDILMRLERAAPTINPQHAHNLHFDHFGQLSGMLPPPLLEDEEQELRNWADLKEQQIRFLQGGGFVSMI
- a CDS encoding uncharacterized protein (COG:S; EggNog:ENOG503P5YD), with protein sequence MLSIRAIICTLTCLLFSGLALAQATPRAPGLTFLYSLNCTLGASLPVGAGPNGNRVVIPITGGSFKGPRLSGKVLPLGADWGLIDSKNTFSADTRYQLQTDDNVHIFISTSGPAQSDGFIHLRIKFETGSSKYYWLNNVIAVGILTSGNGYVAIDAWQLTSPTKA